One window from the genome of Oryza glaberrima chromosome 3, OglaRS2, whole genome shotgun sequence encodes:
- the LOC127767110 gene encoding uncharacterized protein LOC127767110 has protein sequence MASEAEAEVAAGPEVVLPIGAQKHDPAWKHCQMVRSAGRVRLKCVYCHKHFLGGGIHRFKEHLARRPGNACCCPKVPREVQETMLHSLDAVAAKKKRKQSLAEGIRRITHSAPAAAASASPPAPADAAEMESPIHMIPLNEVLDLGSVPLEETPPETREMKGSISKKRKKLAARQASTAPLAHQNQQPLQSTPAGLTQPFHQMVVAFDSAASQLRHFDQPGSNKEQVYMAIGRFLYDAGVSLEAVNSVYFQPMLEAVASAGGKPEAFSYHDFRGSILKKSLDEVTAQLEFYKGSWTRTGCTLLADEWTTDRGRTLINFSVYCPEGTMFLKSVDATDIVVSSDSLYELLKNVVEEVGEKNVVQVITNNSEIHAVAGKRLCETFPTLFWSQCSFQCIDGMLEDFSKVGAINEIICNAKVITGFIYNSAFAFNLMKRHLHGKDLLVPAETRAAMNFVTLKNMYNLKDSLEAMISSDEWIHYLLPKKPGGVEVTNLIGNLQFWSSCAAVVRITEPLVHLLKLVGSNKRPSMGYVYAGLYQAKAAIKKELVRKNDYMAYWDIIDWRWNKDAPRPLHLAGFFLNPLFFDGVRGGTSSEIFSGMLDCIERLVSDVKIQDKIQKELNVYRSEAAGDFRRQMAIRARRTLPPAEWWYTYGGACPNLTRLAVRILSQTCSAKGCDRRHISFEQIHDQRMNLFERQRMHHLTFVQYNLRLQHRQQHKTKAFDPVSVDNIDIVDDWVVDRSALISGQAEQSNWTEINQPVNNITSMGPSDDDEFESFIEGVDDKMIQGASRGTQEDDE, from the exons atggcgtcggaggcggaggcggaggtggcggcggggccggaGGTGGTGCTGCCGATCGGCGCGCAGAAGCACGACCCGGCGTGGAAGCACTGCCAGATGGTGAGGTCGGCGGGGCGCGTGAGGCTCAAGTGCGTCTACTGCCACAAGCacttcctcggcggcggcatccaCCGCTTCAAGGAGCACCTCGCGCGCCGCCCCGGCAACGCGTGCTGCTGCCCCAAGGTGCCCCGCGAGGTGCAGGAGACCATGCTCCACagcctcgacgccgtcgcggcgaagaagaagcggaaACAATCGCTGGCCGAGGGCATCAGGCGAATCACCCACtcggctcccgccgccgccgcctccgcctctccgccggctccggccgacgccgccgagatGGAGAGCCCCATCCACATGATCCCGCTCAACGAGGTGCTCGACTTGGGCTCCGTTCCACTCGAGGAGACACCACCGGAGACCAGGGAGATGAAGGGGAGTATTAgcaagaagagaaagaaattgGCTGCGAGGCAAGCCTCCACGGCGCCCCTTGCTCATCAGAATCAGCAGCCTCTTCAGTCTACTCCTGCTGGTCTGACCCAGCCTTTTCATCAGATGGTCGTGGCGTTTGATTCGGCTGCATCGCAACTGAGGCATTTTGACCAGCCCGGCTCGAACAAGGAGCAGGTTTATATGGCAATTGGGAGGTTCTTGTATGACGCTGGTGTGTCACTGGAGGCAGTGAATTCCGTTTACTTTCAGCCTATGCTTGAAGCTGTTGCCTCAGCAGGAGGGAAGCCTGAGGCGTTCTCGTATCACGACTTCCGTGGTTCCATATTGAAGAAGTCGCTGGATGAAGTGACTGCTCAGTTGGAGTTCTACAAGGGATCATGGACCCGGACAGGGTGCACATTGTTGGCCGATGAGTGGACTACTGACAGAGGCAGAACATTGATAAACTTCTCTGTGTATTGCCCGGAAGGTACTATGTTTCTGAAGTCAGTCGATGCAACCGACATTGTCGTGTCGTCAGATTCGCTGTATGAGTTGCTGAAGAATGTGGTTGAGGAAGTTGGTGAGAAAAATGTTGTCCAAGTAATCACAAACAATTCTGAGATTCATGCGGTGGCAGGAAAGAGGCTATGCGAAACTTTTCCTACATTGTTCTGGTCTCAATGCTCTTTCCAGTGCATCGATGGGATGCTTGAAGATTTCAGTAAGGTGGGGGCAATCAATGAGATCATATGTAATGCGAAGGTCATTACGGGATTTATCTATAACAGCGCATTTGCATTTAACTTGATGAAAAGGCATCTTCATGGGAAAGATCTGCTAGTTCCTGCAGAAACTCGTGCTGCTATGAACTTTGTCACACTGAAGAACATGTACAATCTAAAGGATTCTTTGGAAGCCATGATTAGCTCAGATGAATGGATTCACTACTTGCTGCCAAAGAAACCTGGTGGGGTTGAAGTGACCAATCTTATTGGCAATTTGCAGTTTTGGTCTTCGTGTGCTGCAGTGGTTCGCATCACCGAACCACTTGTGCATCTTCTTAAGTTAGTCGGTAGCAATAAGAGGCCATCTATGGGGTATGTTTACGCTGGATTGTATCAGGCCAAAGCAGCAATCAAGAAAGAGCTGGTGAGGAAGAACGACTACATGGCTTACTGGGATATTATTGACTGGAGATGGAACAAGGATGCACCACGACCACTTCATTTAGCTGGTTTTTTCCTGAACCCATTATTTTTCGATGGTGTTCGAGGTGGAACATCAAGTGAGATATTCTCAGGAATGCTAGACTGCATAGAAAGGTTGGTTTCTGATGTGAAAATCCAAGATAAAATCCAAAAGGAGCTCAATGTATACCGGAGTGAGGCAGCTGGGGATTTTCGTAGGCAAATGGCTATCCGAGCCAGGCGCACTTTACCTCCTG CTGAATGGTGGTATACGTATGGAGGAGCTTGCCCAAATTTGACGCGTTTAGCAGTTCGCATTCTCAGTCAAACCTGCAGTGCTAAAGGATGTGACCGGAGACACATTTCTTTCGAACAAATTCATGACCAAAGAATGAATCTTTTTGAACGCCAGCGAATGCATCATCTCACATTTGTTCAGTACAATCTAAGGCTACAACACAG GCAACAACACAAGACCAAAGCATTTGATCCTGTCTCAGTCGACAACATTGACATAGTCGACGATTGGGTTGTGGATAGATCTGCACTTATATCTGGCCAGGCAGAGCAGTCAAACTGGACGGAGATTAACCAACCAGTCAACAATATCACATCAATGGGTCcaagtgatgatgatgaattCGAGTCCTTCATTGAAG GAGTTGATGACAAAATGATCCAAGGTGCTTCTCGGGGAACTCAGGAGGATGATGAATAA
- the LOC127767112 gene encoding L-type lectin-domain containing receptor kinase SIT2-like, which produces MAAPAAVLAVLRWRQRRWLVELVALLLLLARGGAAAVDEFLFPGFSGDGVATSGAAAVTSTGLLQLTNETKEVFGHGFYPKPVSLRNASTGAAASFSTTFVFAIVPKYPDAHGHGLAFALAPSVAVPGAVAGKYLGLFNTSDSTGQIKNKIVAVELDTARDDEFADIDDNHVGIDDNSLKSVNSSPAGYHDAATGGKLASVNLIGGEPLQVWIEYDGDSAWLEVTVSPAGMLRPAAPLVSCTVNLSSAVAGDTYVGFSAANGAAASSHYVLGWSFRLGGGGRAQDLDLAKLPRLPSPSKPKKTLPPLIILTILLLSVVILLLAAAAVAALVVRSRRYAEEEEEWEIEYGPHRISYKDLHGATKGFRDVIGAGGFGSVYHGVLPRSGVEVAVKKVSHDSRQGLREFVSEIASMSRLRHRNLVQLLGYCRRRGELVLVYDYMANGSLDKHLFAGGERPALSWEQRGKIVRDVAAGLLYLHEGWEQVVVHRDIKASNVLLDADMNGKLSDFGLARLYDHGANPQTTRIVGTLGYLAPELSKTGKATTSTDVFAFGAFLLEVACGRRPMEFTVDDDSPGLVELVLEHWKAGEITAARDPRIGDCDEDDLEVVLKLGLLCSHPDPRRRPSMRQVVQILEGAAPAPETLPEDLECGVGQFYGESFDEFVTGFPSTSEITTSTTQSTDEQQRLVGCVQLSTADFLKTT; this is translated from the coding sequence atggcggcgccggcagccGTTCTTGCCGTGctccggtggcggcagcggcggtggctggtTGAGCTGGTCGCTCTCCTGCTTCTTCTTGCTCGAGGTGGCGCTGCCGCGGTTGACGAATTCTTGTTTCCcggcttctccggcgacggcgtggccaccagcggcgcggccgccgtcaCCTCCACCGGTCTACTGCAGCTCACCAACGAGACGAAGGAGGTGTTCGGCCATGGCTTCTACCCCAAGCCGGTCAGCTTGAGAAACGCctccaccggcgcggcggcctccttctccaccacctTCGTGTTCGCCATCGTGCCCAAGTATCCCGACGCGCATGGCCACGGCCTCGCCTTCGCGCTGGCGCCGTCGGTGGCCGtccccggcgccgtcgccggcaagtACCTGGGGCTCTTCAACACGTCCGACAGCACGGGCCAGATCAAGAACAAGatcgtcgccgtcgagctcgacaCGGCGCGGGACGACGAGTTCGCCGACATCGACGACAACCACGTCGGCATCGACGACAACAGCCTGAAATCCGTGAACTCCAGCCCGGCGGGGTACCacgacgccgccaccggcggcaaGCTCGCCAGCGTCAACCTGATCGGCGGCGAGCCCCTGCAGGTGTGGATCGAGTACGACGGCGACAGCGCGTGGCTCGAGGTGACGGTGTCGCCGGCCGGCATGCTCAGGCCGGCCGCCCCGCTGGTGTCTTGCACCGTCAACCTGTCGTCCGCCGTGGCCGGCGACACGTACGTCGGGTTCTCGGCGGcgaacggcgccgccgcgagctcgcaCTACGTCCTCGGCTGGAGcttccgcctcggcggcggcggccgcgcgcagGACCTCGACCTCGCCAAGCTCCCGCGGCTCCCGTCGCCGAGCAAACCCAAGAAGACGTTGCCGCCGCTGATCATCTTGACAAttctcctcctctccgtcgTGATCCTgctcctggcggcggcggccgtggcggcgctcgTGGTGCGAAGCCGGCGGTAcgccgaggaagaggaggaatggGAGATCGAGTACGGGCCACACAGGATCAGCTACAAGGACCTCCACGGCGCGACCAAGGGGTTCCGCGACGtcatcggcgccggcggcttcgGCAGCGTGTACCACGGCGTGCTGCCGAGGTCCGGCGTGGAGGTCGCCGTGAAGAAGGTGTCGCACGACTCGCGGCAGGGGCTGCGGGAGTTCGTGTCGGAGATCGCCAGCATGAGCCGGCTGCGCCACCGCAACCTGGTGCAGCTGCTCGGCTActgccggcgccgcggcgagctggTGCTCGTCTACGACTACATGGCGAACGGCAGCCTCGACAAGCACctgttcgccggcggcgagcggccggcGCTGAGCTGGGAGCAGCGCGGCAAGATCGTCCGGGACGTCGCCGCCGGGCTGCTGTACCTGCACGAGGGGTGGGAGCAGGTGGTGGTGCACCGTGACATCAAGGCCAGCAACGTGCTCCTCGACGCCGACATGAACGGCAAGCTCAgcgacttcggcctcgcccgGCTCTACGACCACGGCGCCAACCCGCAGACGACGCGCATCGTCGGCACGCTCGGCTACCTCGCGCCGGAGCTGAGCAAGACCGGCAAGGCCACCACGAGCACCGACGTCTTCGCCTTCGGCGCCTTCTTGCTCGAGGTGGCGTGCGGCCGGAGGCCCATGGAGTTCACCGTCGACGACGACTCGCCGGGGCTCGTCGAGCTCGTCCTCGAGCACTGGAAGGCCGGCGAGATCACGGCGGCGAGGGACCCCAGGATCGGCGACTGTGACGAGGACGATCTCGAGGTCGTCCTCAAGCTCGGGCTTCTCTGCTCGCACCCTgacccgcgccgccggccgagcATGAGGCAGGTGGTGCAGATCTTGGaaggcgccgcgccggcgccggagacgttGCCGGAGGACCTAGAATGCGGCGTGGGGCAGTTCTACGGCGAGTCATTCGACGAGTTCGTCACCGGCTTCCCGTCCACGTCGGAGATCACCACGTCGACGACGCAGTCCACCGACGAGCAGCAGCGGCTGGTTGGCTGTGTTCAGTTGAGCACTGCCGATTTTCTGAAGACAACTTAA
- the LOC127767802 gene encoding D-xylose-proton symporter-like 3, chloroplastic yields MAAKVGLFPSSSLTTSPHAIAAAPTNAPRPRGARGLASPGRSAAAMDAFHVSSQAAEPLLRTTGAAAAAAAAATATSNPRLCVRTHAQGGEAPSSGGAGDGAAGKEFSWSSIILPFLFPALGGLLFGYDIGATSGACISLQSVELSGTTWFSLSSIQLGLVASGSLYGALGGSLLAYRVADFLGRRIELVTAAALYISGALVTGFAPDFVLLIIGRLLYGIGIGLAMHGAPLYIAETSPSRIRGTLISLKELFIVLGILTGYLVGSLEIDVVGGWRYMFGFGAPLAVIMAIGMWNLPPSPRWLLLRAVQGKASVEDNKKKAIQALRSLRGRFRSDRVLADEIDDTLLSIKAAYAEQESEGNIWKMFEGASLKALIIGGGLVLFQQITGQPSVLYYATSILQTAGFAAASDAAKVSILIGLFKLLMTGVAVFKVDDLGRRPLLIGGIGGIAVSLFLLAAYYKILNSFPFVAVGALLLYVGSYQVSFGPISWLMVSEIFPLRTRGRGISLAVLTNFGSNALVTFAFSPLQEFLGPANIFLLFGAISLLSLVFVILKVPETKGLNLEEIESKLLK; encoded by the exons atggcggcgaaggTTGGGTTGTTCCCCTCGTCGTCACTCACCACCAGCCCCCACGCCATCGCGGCTGCGCCGACCAACGCTCCCCGCCCACGCGGGGCTCGTGGATTGGCGTCTCCAGGTCgatccgcggcggcgatggacgcCTTCCACGTGTCGTCGCAGGCCGCCGAGCCGCTCCTCcgcaccaccggcgccgccgccgcggcggcggcggcggcgacggcgacctccaACCCCAGGCTCTGC GTGCGGACACATGCGCAGGGCGGCGAGGCGCCCTCCAGCGGTGGCGCCGGAGATGGCGCGGCCGGGAAGGAGTTCTCGTGGTCGTCCATCATCCTTCC GTTCTTGTTCCCTGCATTGGGAGGACTCCTTTTTGGTTATGACATTGGCGCAACCTCTGGAGCATGCATATCTCTGCAA TCTGTTGAACTCAGTGGAACCACTTGGTTCAGCCTGTCATCTATACAGCTAGGGCTCGTG GCAAGCGGTTCACTCTATGGTGCTCTTGGTGGTTCGCTTCTTGCATATCGCGTTGCCGATTTTCTAG GAAGAAGAATAGAACTGGTCACAGCTGCAGCTTTATATATTTCTGGTGCTCTGGTCACTGGATTTGCACCTGATTTTGTACTTCTGATCATAGGCCGTCTCCTCTATGGTATCGGTATTGGTTTG GCGATGCACGGTGCACCTCTTTATATTGCAGAGACTTCTCCTTCGCGAATACGTGGGACATTGATATCTTTAAAGGAGTTGTTTATTGTATTAGGAATACTG ACTGGATACCTTGTAGGGAGTCTTGAAATTGATGTGGTAGGAGGATGGCGTTATATGTTTGGTTTTGGTGCTCCACTGGCAGTAATAATGGCTATTGGTATGTGGAATTTACCGCCTTCACCAAGATGGCTTCTTCTCAGGGCAGTTCAAGGAAAGGCGTCAGTGGAAGATAACAAAAAGAAGGCAATTCAGGCATTGAGATCACTGAGGGGGCGCTTTAGGAGTGACAGGGTCTTAGCAGATGAGATTGATGATACCCTTCTCTCTATTAAGGCTGCTTATGCAGAACAAGAATCTGAAGGGAACATTTGGAAGATGTTTGAGGGAGCTAGCTTGAAGGCACTCATCATTGGAGGAGGACTGGTTCTCTTCCAGCAG ATAACAGGCCAGCCAAGTGTTCTATACTATGCAACTTCCATTCTTCAG ACTGCTGGGTTTGCAGCTGCATCTGATGCTGCCAAAGTATCAATTTTGATTGGGTTGTTCAAG TTGTTGATGACAGGTGTTGCAGTATTTAAAGTTGACGATCTTGGAAGGCGTCCACTACTTATAGGAGGCATTGGTGGAATA GCTGTTTCACTGTTCTTATTAGCAGCTTACTACAAGATTCTGAACAGCTTCCCTTTTGTCGCTGTTGGTGCTTTACTTCTGTATGTCGGTTCTTACCAG GTATCGTTTGGTCCAATAAGTTGGCTAATGGTTTCTGAGATCTTCCCACTCCGAACAAGAGGACGTGGGATCAGCCTTGCAGTACTTACAAATTTCGGCTCAAATGCACTGGTGACATTTGCCTTTTCACCCTTGCAG GAATTCCTTGGACCAGCCAATATTTTCCTTCTATTTGGAGCCATATCGTTGCTCTCCCTTGTGTTTGTCATCCTAAAAGTTCCAGAGACTAAAGGACTTAATTTGGAGGAGATCGAATCCAAGCTCCTGAAGTAA
- the LOC127765671 gene encoding Bowman-Birk type trypsin inhibitor-like: protein MRSSSALFLAFVLLAVFLGALPFAESSGRHHHHHHSHLHGRGEGERGGGEARSLAAKGAAAAWPCCDNCGGCTKSIPPQCQCMDARPAGCHPACKSCVKSSLSVSPPVYQCMDRIPNLCQRRCTAAAR from the exons ATGAGGAGCAGCTCGGCTCTGTTCTTGGCCTTTGTTCTTCTCGCCGTCTTCCTCGGGGCGCTCCCCTTCGCCGAATCCAGCGGcaggcaccaccaccaccaccactcccatCTCCATGGCAGAG GGGaaggcgagagaggaggaggagaagcacgGTCGCTGGCGgcgaagggggcggcggcggcgtggccgtgcTGCGACAACTGCGGCGGGTGCACCAAGTCGATCCCGCCGCAGTGCCAGTGCATGGACGCGAGGCCGGCGGGGTGCCACCCGGCGTGCAAGAGCTGCGTCAAGTCCAGCCTCAGCGTCTCCCCGCCGGTCTACCAGTGCATGGACCGCATCCCCAACCTCTGCCAGCgccgctgcaccgccgccgcccgctga
- the LOC127765255 gene encoding protein NRT1/ PTR FAMILY 5.6-like, whose amino-acid sequence MEGLRGGGGHGEAAVDGGDERWVEDSSVDYQGRPPLRAATGSWKAAMFIILIEFSERLSYFGLATSLMIYLTKVLQEEMKFAAKNVNYWTSVTTLMPLVGGFLADGYLGRFSTVLFSTLIYLSGLILLAISQLSPRLKPERNLHLHETLFFVAIYLVSVGTGGHKPALESFGADQFDDGHAAERVQKMSYFNWWNCALCAGVLLGVTVIVYLQEKVGWGAAAVVLATVMAASLAVFLAGWRHYRYRVPEGSPLTPLVRVLVAAARKRHLHLPSDANELYEVKPQNIKRRLLCHTDQLRFLDKAAVVEHDGGEERRGAWRLATVTQVEETKLVLAMVPIWVATLPFGITAAQVSTFFIKQGSVMDRRMGPHFTLPPASTFAMAAIGMIVAVAVYDKVLEPYLRRLTGGERGLSILKRIGVGIAFTIVAMAVAATVERRRLRSASPASMSVFWLVPQFLLMGIGDGFALVGLQEYFYDQVPDSMRSLGIGLYLSVIGAGSFLSSQLITAVDRVTSHGGAAAGWFGKDLKSSRLDLFYWLLACIGVANLVFYVVVATRYSYKTVMAGGKVVDDKAGDIECAAAAAAAAY is encoded by the exons ATGGAGGGTttaaggggcggcggcggccatggcgaggcggcggtggacggcggcgacgagaggTGGGTGGAGGACTCGTCGGTGGATTACCAAGGGCGGCCTCctctccgcgccgccaccggatcATGGAAGGCGGCAATGTTCATCATCT TGATTGAGTTCAGCGAGAGGCTGAGCTACTTCGGGCTGGCGACGAGCTTGATGATCTACCTGACCAAGGTGCTCCAGGAGGAGATGAAGTTTGCCGCCAAGAATGTCAACTACTGGACCAGCGTCACCACCCTCATGCCCCTCGTCGGCGGCTTCCTCGCCGACGGCTACCTCGGCCGCTTCTCCACCGTCCTCTTCTCCACTCTCATCTACCTCTCG GGCTTGATTCTGCTGGCGATATCGCAGCTGTCGCCGAGGCTGAAACCCGAGCGCAACCTGCACCTCCACGAGACGCTCTTCTTCGTGGCGATCTACCTGGTGTCGGTCGGCACCGGCGGGCACAAGCCGGCGCTGGAGAGCTTCGGCGCCGACCAGTTCGACGACGGCCACGCGGCGGAGCGGGTGCAGAAGATGTCCTACTTCAACTGGTGGAACTGCGCGCTCTGCGCCGGCGTCCTGCTCGGCGTCACCGTCATCGTCTACCTCCAGGAGAAGGTCGgctggggcgccgccgccgtcgtgctcgccACCGTCAtggccgcctccctcgccgtctTCCTCGCCGGCTGGCGCCACTACCGGTACAGGGTCCCCGAGGGCAGCCCGCTCACGCCGCTCGTCcgcgtcctcgtcgccgccgcgaggaagaggcacctccacctcccctccGACGCCAACGAGCTCTACGAGGTGAAGCCGCAGAATATCAAGAGGCGGCTGCTCTGCCATACCGATCAACTTAG GTTTCTTGACAAGGCGGCCGTAGtggagcacgacggcggcgaggagcggcgcggGGCGTGGCGGTTGGCGACGGTGACGCAGGTGGAGGAGACGAAGCTGGTGCTGGCGATGGTGCCCATCTGGGTGGCGACGCTGCCGTTCGGCATCACGGCGGCGCAGGTGTCCACCTTCTTCATCAAGCAGGGCAGCGTGATGGACCGCCGCATGGGCCCGCACTTCAcgctgccgccggcgtccaccttcgccatggccgccatcgGCATGATCGTCGCCGTGGCCGTGTACGACAAGGTCCTGGAGCCGTACCTGCGCCGCCtgaccggcggcgagcgcgggcTCAGCATCCTGAAGCGCATCGGCGTCGGCATCGCGTTCACCATCgtggccatggcggtggcggcgacggtggagcggcggcgcctccgcagcgcctcgccggcgtccaTGTCGGTGTTCTGGCTGGTGCCGCAGTTCTTGCTGATGGGCATCGGCGACGGGTTCGCGCTGGTCGGTCTCCAAGAATACTTCTACGACCAGGTGCCGGACAGCATGCGCAGCCTCGGCATCGGCCTCTACCTCAGCGTCATCGGCGCCGGCAGCTTCCTGAGCAGCCAGCTGATCACGGCGGTGGACCGCGTCACctcgcacggcggcgccgccgccggctggttCGGCAAGGACCTGAAAAGCAGCAGGCTGGACCTCTTCTACTGGCTTCTCGCCTGCATCGGCGTCGCCAACCTCGTCTTCTACGTGGTCGTCGCCACCAGGTACTCGTACAAGACCGTCATGGCCGGCGGCAAGGTCGTCGACGACAAGGCCGGCGACATcgagtgcgccgccgccgcagctgctgctgcctaCTGA